In the genome of Candidatus Promineifilum breve, the window AGAACCCCGGCCAGACCTACAACCCGCTGTTCATCTACGGCGGCGTGGGGCTGGGCAAGACCCACCTGCTCCACGCCATCGGCCACCGCTGCCGCCAGGACGGCTACAACGTGCGCTACATCTCGGCCGAGACCTTCACCAACGACCTGGTCATGGCCATTCGCACCAAGACGACGCCCGATTTCCGCGAGCGCTACCGCACCGTCGACGTGCTGCTCATCGACGACATCCAGTTCATCGCCGGCAAAGAGGGCACGCAGGACGAGTTTTTCCACACCTTCAACGACCTGCACAGCCACGGCAAACAGGTCATCATCTCCAGCGACCGGCCGCCCAAGTCATTGGCGACGCTGGAAGAGCGCCTCCTGTCGCGTTTCGAGTGGGGTCTGACGGCCGACGTGCAGCCGCCCGACGAAGAGACGCGGCGGGCCATCCTGCTGGCCAAGGCTGAGGAGTTGAACTGCTACGTGCCCGACAAGGTGATCGAGTTCATCGCCCATAACTCGCGCCAAAACATCCGCGAGCTGGAGGGGGCGCTCAACAAGGTCGTGGCCTATGCCAATCTGACCGGACGGCCCATCGACCTCGATCTGGTCAACATGGCCCTGGCCGACAGTCTGCGCCGGCCGGAGCGCATCAGTGTGGAGCAGATCATCGACACCGTCGCCCGCTACTACAACGTCAGCGGCGACGTGCTCATCAGCAGCAGCCGCAAGAGCACCATCTCCCGGCCGCGGCAGGTGGTCATGTATCTGGCCCGCACCGAGACCGACGCCTCGCTGCCCCAAATCGGCGCCCAACTGGGGCCGCGCGACCACACAACCGTGCTCCACGGCTACGAAAAGATCGCCGGGCTGGTGGACACCGAACCGCAACTGCGTCGCGATCTGCTGGAGATCAAGGCCATGCTCTACGAACGCGCGGCCGTCATCACCCACTAAACAGTGGTCAGTGGTCAGTGGTCAGTGGTCAGTGGTCAGTGCCGGAAGTGCCGCGCCCCGGTGAAGACGAGGGCCAGCCCCAGCCGGTCGGCGGCGGCGATCACTTCCTCGTCGCGCACCGAGCCGCCCGGCTCCACCACGGCCGTCACGCCCGCCTCGGCCGCCGCCTCCACCCCGTCGGCAAACGGGAAGAACGCATCCGAGGCCAGCGCCGCCCCGCGCGCCCGCTCCCCGGCCTTGGCCGCCGCCAGCCGCACCGCGTCGATACGGCTGGGCAGCCCGCCGCCGATGCCCACCGTGGCCGTCGCCTGGGCCAGCACGATGGCGTTGGACTTGACGTGCTTCGCGGCGATCCAGGCCAGGCGTAGGGCGCTCTCTTCCTCGGCCGTCGGCGCGCGGCGGCTGACGACGCGCCAGCCGGCATCCGGCGGGTCGCCCGCGTCGCGCGTCTGGGCCAGCAGGCCGCCGCGAATGGCCCGCCATTCCAGGAGCGCGGGCGGGTCGCCAATGCTCTCGCCCAGGGCCAGCAGCCGGCAATTCTTCTTATGCGCCGCGAACCAATCCAGCGCTTCCGGCGCGAAGGCCGGGGCGACGATGGCCTCTACGAACAGATCGGCCAGCGCCGGCTCGGCCACGAAGGCCGCGTCCACCGGCCGGTTGACGGCGATGACCCCGCCGAAGGCCGACACGGGATCGGACGCCAGCGCCGCCGGGAACGCCACCGCGGCCGTCGCGCCAATGGCCAGGCCGCAAGGCGACAGGTGCTTGACGATGACCACCGCCGGGCGCAGCAACGACTCGGCCGCCCGCCAGGCCGCGTCGAGGTCGAGCAGGTTGTTATAGGACAACTCCTTGCCCCGCAGCAGCCGCCCGCCCAGCGGCCCGGCCTCACTTTCGGCCGCGTAGAGCGCCGCCGCCTGGTGGGGGTTCTCGCCGTAGCGGAGCGCCTGAACCTTCTTCAGGCGTAGATCTATCTCTTCCGAAAATACCTCTGTGTCGTCGCGGGTGGCGGGTGGCGAGTGGCGGGTGGCGGGTAGCGGGTCGCTCCCTTGCTCCCCTGCCCCCCTGCCCCCCTGCTCCCCCGCGCCCAAAGAACCCTCTCCTAACCTCTCCCGGGGGGAGAGGGACAAGAAATCCACAATCGCCCGATCGTAGGCCGCCGTCAGGGCAAACGCCTTCAGGGACATTGCGCGGCGGAGGGCCTCGGTTGTGCTGCCGCCGCGCAGAGCGGCCAGGGCGTCGGCGTAATCGGCCGGGTCGCACAGCACCAGCACGCGGCCGAAGTTCTTGGCCGCGGCCCGCAGCAGGGCTACGCCGCCGATGTCGATCTGCTCCACGGCCTCGTCGGCCGTCACGTCGGGCCGGGCCACGGTGGCGGCGAACGGGTACAGATTGGCGACGACCAGATCGAACGGCGCGATGTGGTGGGCGGCCAGTTCGGCGGCATCGGCCGCCGAGTCGCGGGCCAGGATGCCACCGTGGATGGCCGGGTGTAGCGTCTTGACCCGGCCGCCCAGCATCTCCGGCGCGCCGGTCACCTCGGCCACGTCGCGGACGGCCAGCCCGGCGGTGCGCAGGGCCGCCGCCGTGCCCCCGCTGCCCACCAGCTCCCAGCCCAACGCGGCCAGCCCGCGGCCCAATGTGATCAATCCTGTCTTGTCGGATACGGAGAGAATGGCTCGTTGCGTCATGGGGTGAAGTGTATCATGGCTGATGAAGCGGGCGGAATAGAACGCGGATGACACGGATCAACGCGGATTTTCGCCGATCAGATAGTTTCTGATCCGCGAAAATCCGTGCCAATCCGTGTCATCCGCGTTCCATCTCTTCTCATCTTTAACACTAGCCCAAAGCACCCACATCGTCTATGATTGTCCCCGAATGAATGCGGGAACAGAGTACCGTCGCGCCCTGGTTTCCAACCAATTCCACCGCGCGCGCCGTCGCGCGGCGCTGGAAGCGCTTCTGGCGCGTGTTTCCGGTCGTCCGGCCGATCTGTTGTCGTTCGCTGAGGTCATCGACAAACTGGGCGTCAGCGGCCAATCGAGCCTCGGCGTCCAGCAGATCCCCATCGACGCCATCATCGGCAGCGTCGGCCGCTATCAGGACTTCTCGCGCACCTTCCTGCCCCGGCTGGAAAACGACGAAGACCGCTGGGTACGCGTCGGCGCGGCGGCCGAAAGCATCGCCCAACTGCCGCCCATCGAGGTCTACAAGGTCGGCGACTCTTACTTCGTCCTCGACGGCAACCACCGCGTCAGCATCGCCCGCCAGCAAAAATTGCGCTTCCTCGATGCCGCCGTCGTCGAAGTGCGCACCCGCGCCCCCCTGCCGCCCGGGGCCAACCCCGAAAGCCTGATCATCGCCGCCGAGCATGCCGCCTTCCTGGCCCACACCCGCCTCGATCACACCCGGCCCGCCGCCGATCTACAGGTCAGCGTGGCCGGCCAATATCGCCATCTGGAAAGCCACATCGAGGCCTACCGCTTCGTGCTGGAGAGCGGCGAGGCGCGCGACATACCGCTCGACGAGGCCGCCGGCCGCTGGTACGACGACCTCTATCTGCCGCTGGTGCAGGCCATCCGCGAGCAGGGCATCCTGCGCTACTTCCCCGGCCGCAGCGAGACCGACTTCTTCATCTGGCTGGCCCGCCACCGCGCCGAGCTACAGAACGAGCTGGGCACGACCATCCCGCCCGCCGTGGCCGTCTCGCGGCTGGCCGAGCGGGTGCGCGAGACGGCCGAGGTTCCCCCGCCCCTGGCAACCCGCCTGCGCCGCCTCACCCGTCTGACCGCCCCGGAGAACGCCGGCCGCCTGCCCGCCCGCACCTGGGCCCAGGAGCGCACCCTCGACCGCTATTCCGACCATCTCTTCAGCAACATGCTCTTCCCCGTGCGCATCGACGAGGCCGGCGGCCGATATGCCCCACCAGCCGAAAGCGTGGCCCGCCTGCTGGCCCTGAGCCGCGCCGAGGGGGCCACGCTCTGCCTGCTGTGCCTGCTCGATCACCCGCCCACGCCGGGCGAGAGCGCGGCCATCGACGCCCTGCGCCAGACCATCGCCGGCCGGCCCGCGCCCTGCGAACTGCTCATCCGGATTGGCGACCCGGATCATTGGACCAAAGAGGTCGGCCTGTTGCACGATCTGATCGTCGTGGATACGGCTATGGCCGGCGATGCGTTGCCGGTCATCCTGCGCGGTCTGGCCCGGCCGCTGCTGGTGCTGGGCGACGCCCCGGTCGAATTGCCCCGGCGGGCGCTGCTGGTGCATGACACACGCCGCCCATTGGACGAAGCCATCTTCATCGCCGCCTATCTGGCCGAGCGCTGGGGCGTGGCCCTGACCGTGTTGCCCCTGAGCAACGGCCGCAACACCCACGAGATCGCCGCCCACATCAGCGACTATCTGGCCCTGCACGAAGTCGCCGCCGCGTTCCTCGACCCCATCCGGCCCGACGCGCGCGCCGTCGACCGCATCATCGCCACGGGTCTGGGCGGCGGGTATGATTTGTTGATTATGACCGGCCCCGCGCGCGGTCAGAGAACGAACTACAACCAACAATTGACGGCTATGAATGGGGCCATCCTGCAACGCTGGCCCCATGCCGCACTCATCGCCACCTGATAGCCCGTCCCACACTATTTTTAGGAAGGATTCATGGCAACTGAATGGTATAAACTTTCGATTGACCAGACGCTCAAAGAAGTCGGCAGCGCCCTTGACCGGGGACTGGCCGCCGACGAAGCGGCGCGCCGGCTGACCGAGCGCGGGCCGAACGAACTCCAGGAAAAGGCCGGCCGCTCCAAGCTGGAAATCATCTGGGAGCAATTCGCCAACATCCTGACCGTGCTGCTCATCCTGGCCGCCGGCGTCTCGGCCTTCCTGGGCGACTGGATCGAGGCTGTCGCCATCCTCATCATCGTCGTGCTCAACGGCATCCTGGGCTACAGCCAGGAGTATCGCGCCGAGCAGTCGATGGCCGCCCTGAAGCGCATGTCGGTGCCCATCGTCCGCGTGCGGCGCGACGGCCGCCTGCAAGAGGTGTCGGCCCGCGACCTCGTGCCCGGCGACGTGGTCGTCCTGGAGACGGGCAACATCGTCCCCGCCGACGGCCGCGTTACGACCAGCGTCAACATGCGCATCGAGGAGGCCGCCCTCACCGGCGAATCGGAGCCGGTGGAGAAGGATCAGTCGCTGGTCTTCAACGATGACCACGCCCTGGGCGACCGGCGCAATATGGTCTATAGCGGCACGCTGGTCAACTACGGCCGCGGCGAGTTCGTCGTCACCTCCACCGGCATGGAGACCGAACTGGGCCACATCGCCAACCTGATTCAGGGCGTCGAGGAGGATGACACCCCCTTGCAGGCCCGTCTCGACCGCCTCGGCCGCGCCCTGGCCTACGCCGCCCTGGCCCTGATCACCGTGATGATCGTCCTGGGCTTGCTGCGCGGCGAGACCGATTACGGCGAATTGCTGCTGACGGCCGTCAGTCTGGCCGTGGCCGCCATCCCCGAGGCGCTGACGGCCGTGGTCACCATCGCCCTGTCGCTGGGGGCGCAACGGATGCTCAAGCGGCAGGCGCTCATCCGCCGCCTGCCGGCCGTGGAAACGCTCGGCTCGGTCACCATCATCTGCTCCGACAAGACCGGCACGCTGACCCTCAACCGCATGACCGTGCAGGCCGTCGATATGGCGAACCACACCTATAGCTTCCAGCACAACGAGGCCACCCGCCGGCTGGAAATTATGAAGGTTGGCGGCGAGACCCCCCACCTGGGCACGAATCCGACGCTGGATCTGTTGCTCGTCAGTGGCGCGCTCAACAGCGACGCCATCCTGGCCCACGAGACCGAGGCCCAGGCCATCGGCGACCCGACCGAGGCCGCGCTGGTCAACGCCGCCGCCCTGGTGGAGATGCGCAAGCCCGACCTGGAACATGCCTTCCCGCGCATCGCCGAAGTACCGTTCGACTCCACCCGCAAGCGCATGACCACCGTCCACCGCGTGCCCAGCAACGATGACGAGGTGCCCGATAGTCTGGCCGCCGTCTGGCAGCGGCGCGACCTGGCCCAGGTGACCGAGCCGCCCTTCGTGGCCTTCACCAAGGGCAGCGTCGATGGCCTGCTGCAAATCTCGGCCTCCGTCTGGGACGAGGGGCAGGTGAAGCCAATCGATGACGGCTGGCGGCAGCGCATTATGACCGCCCACGACGAGATGGCCGCCAAGGGCATGCGCGTCCTGGGCATGGCCCTGCGCGGCTGGAGCAGCCAGCCCGACAAGAACGACGAAGAGACATTGGAGCGCGACCTCATCTTCGTCGGCATGTTCGGCCTCATCGACCCGCCGCGGCCGGAAGTGCGCGATTCGGTCGCCAAGTGCAAGGCCGCCGGCATTCGCCCGGTGATGATCACCGGCGACCACCCGCTGACCGCCCGCCACATCGCCCAACAGATCGGCATCGCCGACAACGACAAGTTCATCACCGGCCAGGAGCTGGATCGCCTCTCGCCCAGCGAACTGGAGCAGGAAGCGCGCGACGTGTCGGTCTTCGCCCGCGTGTCGCCGGAGCACAAGCTGCGGCTCATTGACGTCTACCAGAATCAGGGCAACATCGTCTCCATGACCGGTGACGGCGTGAACGACGCCCCGGCGCTGAAGAAGGCCGACATCGGCGTAGCGATGGGCATCACCGGCACCGACGTGGCCAAGGGCGCGGCCGAGATGGTGCTGCTCGACGACAACTTCGCCACTATCGTCGCCGCCGTCGAAGAGGGGCGGATCATCTACGACAACATCCGCCGCTTCATCAAGTATCTGCTGACCTGCAACGCCAGCGAGATCGCCGTGATGATCATCGGCCCGTTCCTGGGCATGCCCCTGCCCCTGCTGCCGCTGCAAATCCTGTGGATGAATCTGGTGACCGATGGCCTGCCGGCGCTGGCCCTGGGCATCGAACCGCCGGAGCGGGACGTGATGAACCGGCCGCCCTACTCGGCCACGGAGAGCGTCTTCGGCCGCGGCATGGTGACGTTCATCATGGTCTTCGGCGTCGTGCTGAGCATCGCCGCGCTGGGCGGCGGCTACTGGCTGTGGCGCGACGGCGACCCGGCCTGGCGCACGGCGCTCTTCACGACGCTGGTCTTCTGCCAATTGGCGATGGCCCTGTCGGTGCGCTCGGAGAAGGAGTCGCTGCTGCGCACCGGCCTGCTGACCAACAAGCCCATGGTCGGCGCGCTGATCATCACGGTGGTCTTGCAATTGGTGCTCATCTATTGGGGGCCGGCGCAACGCATCTTCCGAACCACCGCCCTGCCGCCGCGCGATTTGGCTCTGGCGTTTGGGTTGTCGCTGGTTGTCCTGCTGCTGGTGGAAATCTGGAAATACTTCGTCCGGGCGCGGGAAAGAAATAATTAGCCACGGATTGACACGGATTTAACGGATAGAAGAGGGAGAAACCACAGATTACACAGATTTCACAGATTATTAAGAGCGTTCTTAAATCTGTGTAATCTGTGTAATCTGTGGTTTTCTTCTCTTCAATCCGTGGTTAAATCATTCCGCCACGTTCGGCCGGAAGCTCTCGATGAACTCTCCCGGCACGCGCACGGGCCGGCCGGTCGCCAGATCGACGAAGACCCACAGCGCATGGGCGCGGGCCAGCAGCGCCCCATCGCCCACGCGGCGAATCTCGTTGTGGCGGATGGCCGTGGCCCGCCGCAAGTCCGACAGGTAGGACGTGATCTCCAGTTCGTCGTTCAGCAGCGCCGGCGCGCGGTATTCGATGCGATAGCGCCGGGCCACAATCGCCACCCCCCGCGCCATGATGTGGGCCATTGACCCGCCAAACGCCTCGGCCGCGCTCACGTTGCACTCCTCGATGTAG includes:
- the purH gene encoding bifunctional phosphoribosylaminoimidazolecarboxamide formyltransferase/IMP cyclohydrolase encodes the protein MTQRAILSVSDKTGLITLGRGLAALGWELVGSGGTAAALRTAGLAVRDVAEVTGAPEMLGGRVKTLHPAIHGGILARDSAADAAELAAHHIAPFDLVVANLYPFAATVARPDVTADEAVEQIDIGGVALLRAAAKNFGRVLVLCDPADYADALAALRGGSTTEALRRAMSLKAFALTAAYDRAIVDFLSLSPRERLGEGSLGAGEQGGRGAGEQGSDPLPATRHSPPATRDDTEVFSEEIDLRLKKVQALRYGENPHQAAALYAAESEAGPLGGRLLRGKELSYNNLLDLDAAWRAAESLLRPAVVIVKHLSPCGLAIGATAAVAFPAALASDPVSAFGGVIAVNRPVDAAFVAEPALADLFVEAIVAPAFAPEALDWFAAHKKNCRLLALGESIGDPPALLEWRAIRGGLLAQTRDAGDPPDAGWRVVSRRAPTAEEESALRLAWIAAKHVKSNAIVLAQATATVGIGGGLPSRIDAVRLAAAKAGERARGAALASDAFFPFADGVEAAAEAGVTAVVEPGGSVRDEEVIAAADRLGLALVFTGARHFRH
- the dnaA gene encoding chromosomal replication initiator protein DnaA, which encodes MQTGTVTPDTAWKAALGELEMQMTRATFNTWLQGTRALSCVDDEFVIGVRNDFAKDWLENRLYDVIARTLSNVIGRRVTVRFVVWSDEIIAPNLAMVNGNGRAEMLPAPAVNGYANGHARREAEATTDEPALNRRNTFSTFIVGPNNRLAHAAALSVAENPGQTYNPLFIYGGVGLGKTHLLHAIGHRCRQDGYNVRYISAETFTNDLVMAIRTKTTPDFRERYRTVDVLLIDDIQFIAGKEGTQDEFFHTFNDLHSHGKQVIISSDRPPKSLATLEERLLSRFEWGLTADVQPPDEETRRAILLAKAEELNCYVPDKVIEFIAHNSRQNIRELEGALNKVVAYANLTGRPIDLDLVNMALADSLRRPERISVEQIIDTVARYYNVSGDVLISSSRKSTISRPRQVVMYLARTETDASLPQIGAQLGPRDHTTVLHGYEKIAGLVDTEPQLRRDLLEIKAMLYERAAVITH
- a CDS encoding cation-translocating P-type ATPase, whose product is MATEWYKLSIDQTLKEVGSALDRGLAADEAARRLTERGPNELQEKAGRSKLEIIWEQFANILTVLLILAAGVSAFLGDWIEAVAILIIVVLNGILGYSQEYRAEQSMAALKRMSVPIVRVRRDGRLQEVSARDLVPGDVVVLETGNIVPADGRVTTSVNMRIEEAALTGESEPVEKDQSLVFNDDHALGDRRNMVYSGTLVNYGRGEFVVTSTGMETELGHIANLIQGVEEDDTPLQARLDRLGRALAYAALALITVMIVLGLLRGETDYGELLLTAVSLAVAAIPEALTAVVTIALSLGAQRMLKRQALIRRLPAVETLGSVTIICSDKTGTLTLNRMTVQAVDMANHTYSFQHNEATRRLEIMKVGGETPHLGTNPTLDLLLVSGALNSDAILAHETEAQAIGDPTEAALVNAAALVEMRKPDLEHAFPRIAEVPFDSTRKRMTTVHRVPSNDDEVPDSLAAVWQRRDLAQVTEPPFVAFTKGSVDGLLQISASVWDEGQVKPIDDGWRQRIMTAHDEMAAKGMRVLGMALRGWSSQPDKNDEETLERDLIFVGMFGLIDPPRPEVRDSVAKCKAAGIRPVMITGDHPLTARHIAQQIGIADNDKFITGQELDRLSPSELEQEARDVSVFARVSPEHKLRLIDVYQNQGNIVSMTGDGVNDAPALKKADIGVAMGITGTDVAKGAAEMVLLDDNFATIVAAVEEGRIIYDNIRRFIKYLLTCNASEIAVMIIGPFLGMPLPLLPLQILWMNLVTDGLPALALGIEPPERDVMNRPPYSATESVFGRGMVTFIMVFGVVLSIAALGGGYWLWRDGDPAWRTALFTTLVFCQLAMALSVRSEKESLLRTGLLTNKPMVGALIITVVLQLVLIYWGPAQRIFRTTALPPRDLALAFGLSLVVLLLVEIWKYFVRARERNN